In a genomic window of Bacillota bacterium:
- the sucC gene encoding ADP-forming succinate--CoA ligase subunit beta, protein MKLFEYMGKELFAQYGVTVPKGRVVTSPEEAAKVAQEIGSTVVVKSQVLSGKRGKGGGIKFADNAEEARAAAEEILGMTVQGYKVETLLVEEKLQIDKELYLSITVDTSAKMPVIIASAEGGMEIEDVAEENIMKKHIDPLVGFSPYLGRETARRLGLTGPLAKEANKLMAGLVKMFKEKDAELVEINPLVISGDRLIAADSKVTIDDDALFRQKEAPVVEERTETEKKAHELGLAFVELGGDIAIMANGAGMAMGTLDTISYYGGSPANFLDAGGGTGMEETAQALELLLANKPKAVFINIFGGITRCDDVANAFLKVKQSREIPVPVVIRMVGTNEEEAIKLLSENGIEAYKVMHEAAQKVVELAKA, encoded by the coding sequence CAAAGTTGCCCAAGAAATCGGAAGTACAGTTGTTGTTAAATCCCAGGTTTTATCAGGTAAGAGGGGTAAAGGTGGCGGCATTAAGTTTGCCGACAATGCAGAAGAGGCCCGCGCTGCCGCTGAAGAAATTTTGGGCATGACAGTTCAGGGGTATAAAGTTGAAACCCTTTTGGTAGAAGAAAAGCTTCAAATTGATAAAGAATTATATTTGTCTATTACTGTAGACACTTCTGCTAAAATGCCGGTAATTATTGCTTCAGCTGAAGGCGGCATGGAGATTGAAGATGTTGCTGAAGAAAATATAATGAAGAAGCATATTGACCCGCTAGTAGGCTTTAGCCCTTATTTGGGCAGAGAAACTGCCCGCCGCCTGGGACTTACCGGACCATTAGCTAAAGAAGCTAATAAACTTATGGCCGGCTTGGTTAAGATGTTCAAGGAAAAGGACGCCGAGCTGGTAGAAATCAACCCGCTGGTAATCAGTGGCGATAGATTAATAGCCGCCGACTCCAAAGTAACCATTGATGATGATGCTTTATTCAGGCAAAAAGAAGCACCCGTGGTTGAAGAGCGCACGGAAACTGAAAAAAAGGCACACGAATTGGGATTAGCATTTGTAGAATTGGGTGGAGACATTGCCATTATGGCTAACGGTGCCGGAATGGCGATGGGAACATTAGACACAATTTCTTACTACGGCGGCTCCCCTGCGAACTTCTTAGATGCTGGCGGCGGTACAGGTATGGAAGAAACCGCGCAGGCTCTAGAGCTTTTGCTGGCAAATAAACCGAAGGCTGTTTTTATCAACATTTTTGGTGGCATTACCAGGTGTGATGACGTTGCCAATGCATTTCTCAAGGTTAAACAATCCAGAGAAATTCCTGTCCCTGTTGTGATTCGCATGGTCGGTACAAATGAAGAAGAAGCTATTAAACTTTTAAGTGAGAATGGCATTGAGGCCTATAAAGTAATGCATGAAGCAGCTCAAAAAGTTGTAGAACTGGCTAAAGCTTAA
- the sucD gene encoding succinate--CoA ligase subunit alpha — MAIIIDENTQVAVQGMTGNQGRFHTKQMLAYGTKIVAGISPGKGGQEVEGVPVYDTMTAAAKDHRIDASVLFIPAPFAKDAAFEAIDAGAKVLVGVPEHIPVHDEMEIVNYAKSKGVVVVGPNSFGIVSSGKCKIGIPPNQFFTEGQVGVVARSGTLTYEIVGNLAMNGLGQSTVVGLGGDRAVGLSFVDVLKKFEQDPQTKAIVMVGEIGGNAEEQAAEFIKDNMSKPVVAYIAGKSAPPGKRMGHAGAIIERGKGTFDGKVAALQEVGVQVAALPFEVPGLLKKVL, encoded by the coding sequence GTGGCCATTATTATTGATGAGAACACTCAAGTTGCTGTACAAGGAATGACCGGAAACCAGGGTAGATTCCATACCAAGCAGATGCTAGCCTATGGAACAAAAATAGTAGCCGGAATATCCCCCGGAAAAGGCGGCCAGGAAGTGGAAGGGGTACCGGTTTATGATACCATGACAGCTGCCGCAAAAGATCACCGTATTGATGCTTCGGTATTGTTTATTCCCGCACCTTTTGCTAAAGATGCTGCATTTGAAGCAATTGATGCTGGAGCTAAAGTTCTTGTGGGCGTTCCCGAGCATATTCCCGTCCATGATGAAATGGAAATCGTCAATTATGCTAAAAGTAAGGGAGTCGTAGTTGTTGGACCTAATAGTTTCGGTATTGTATCTTCCGGCAAGTGTAAAATAGGCATACCGCCCAATCAATTCTTTACAGAAGGTCAAGTTGGCGTTGTTGCCCGCAGCGGGACCCTCACTTATGAAATAGTAGGAAACCTGGCTATGAACGGTTTGGGTCAAAGTACTGTTGTTGGTCTAGGTGGTGACCGGGCAGTTGGTCTGTCTTTTGTGGACGTATTAAAGAAATTTGAACAGGATCCTCAAACCAAAGCTATTGTAATGGTTGGTGAAATTGGCGGCAATGCTGAAGAGCAGGCAGCTGAATTCATTAAAGACAATATGAGCAAGCCTGTTGTTGCTTATATTGCCGGTAAGAGCGCGCCCCCTGGAAAGAGAATGGGACATGCCGGTGCTATTATTGAGCGCGGCAAGGGAACATTCGACGGCAAAGTAGCAGCTTTGCAGGAAGTCGGTGTACAAGTAGCTGCATTACCCTTTGAGGTACCTGGATTGTTGAAAAAGGTACTGTAA
- a CDS encoding methylmalonyl-CoA mutase — MFENDKLEKIQAGEKAYKEKLDKLTQKRPERRPEFKTDSEIVIKPVYSPSDIADFDFEDKLNFPGSYPYTRGVQPNMYRGRHWTMRQYAGFGSAEETNKRFRYLLDQGQTGLSTAFDLPTQIGYDSDHQLAKGEVGKVGVAIDSLLDMETLLDNIPLDKVSTSMTINAPAAILLAMYIAVAEKQGVSQDQIRGTIQNDVIKEYMARGTYILPPEPSMRLITDIFAYCAEHVPNWNTISISGYHIREAGATAVQEIAFTIADGLAYVKAAIDVGLDVDKFAPRLSFFFNAHLNFFEEVAKFRAARRIWAKLMKERFGAENPKSLMLRFHTQTAGVSLTAQQPDVNIMRTAYEALSAVLGGTNSLHTNSRDEALALPSEESVLIALRTQQVIGYEIGVTDTVDPLGGSFFIEKLTNDIEEKALEYIQKIDDMGGAPDAIEFMQKEIHQSAYKYQKEVESGEKVVIGVNKFQMESPPPEGLLKVDPEVGKRQKDKLEKLRSERDNDKVKTMLEDIRKAAHTTDNLLPYFVEAVKAYATLGEICGVLREEFGEYQQQIVF, encoded by the coding sequence TTGTTCGAAAATGACAAGCTGGAAAAAATCCAGGCTGGCGAGAAGGCATACAAAGAAAAGCTGGATAAGTTGACTCAAAAGCGCCCTGAGCGTAGGCCTGAGTTTAAAACTGATTCGGAAATTGTTATTAAGCCTGTCTATAGCCCCAGCGATATTGCTGATTTTGACTTTGAGGATAAACTAAATTTCCCTGGAAGTTACCCTTACACCCGCGGTGTCCAGCCCAATATGTACCGGGGACGGCATTGGACCATGAGGCAGTATGCCGGGTTTGGATCAGCGGAGGAAACCAATAAGCGTTTTCGTTACCTGTTGGATCAAGGACAAACTGGATTAAGTACTGCTTTTGACCTGCCCACTCAGATTGGTTATGACTCCGATCATCAGCTGGCTAAAGGTGAAGTGGGTAAGGTTGGGGTTGCCATTGACTCTTTATTGGACATGGAGACTCTGCTTGATAATATCCCTTTGGATAAGGTAAGTACTTCCATGACCATTAATGCTCCCGCCGCTATTTTATTGGCCATGTATATTGCGGTGGCTGAAAAGCAGGGTGTTAGTCAGGATCAAATCCGCGGTACTATCCAAAATGACGTTATCAAAGAATATATGGCGCGCGGTACGTATATATTGCCCCCTGAGCCGTCAATGCGCTTGATCACTGACATTTTTGCCTATTGTGCTGAACATGTTCCTAATTGGAATACTATCAGCATTAGCGGTTATCACATTCGTGAAGCCGGTGCCACTGCTGTACAGGAAATCGCCTTTACTATTGCTGACGGTTTGGCATACGTTAAGGCAGCTATTGATGTGGGGCTGGATGTGGACAAATTTGCACCACGTCTTAGTTTCTTCTTTAACGCTCATCTTAATTTCTTTGAGGAAGTTGCTAAGTTCCGTGCTGCACGGCGCATTTGGGCTAAATTAATGAAAGAGCGTTTCGGTGCTGAGAATCCTAAATCCTTGATGCTGCGCTTCCATACCCAGACAGCGGGCGTTTCACTGACCGCCCAGCAGCCTGATGTTAATATTATGCGTACTGCATATGAGGCCCTTTCCGCTGTTCTAGGCGGCACTAACTCTCTGCACACCAATTCCCGGGATGAGGCACTGGCGTTGCCCAGTGAGGAGTCTGTACTGATTGCTCTGCGGACACAGCAGGTTATTGGATACGAGATTGGTGTTACTGATACCGTTGACCCGTTGGGTGGTTCCTTCTTTATTGAGAAGCTCACCAATGATATCGAAGAGAAGGCATTGGAGTATATTCAAAAGATTGATGACATGGGCGGAGCTCCGGACGCCATTGAATTTATGCAGAAAGAAATTCATCAGAGTGCTTACAAATATCAGAAAGAAGTAGAAAGCGGCGAAAAAGTGGTTATCGGCGTTAATAAGTTCCAGATGGAAAGCCCGCCGCCTGAGGGACTGCTGAAAGTTGATCCAGAAGTTGGTAAGCGTCAGAAAGATAAGTTGGAGAAGCTTCGCAGTGAGCGTGATAACGATAAAGTTAAAACAATGCTTGAGGATATACGTAAAGCTGCTCATACCACTGATAACCTCTTGCCGTACTTCGTTGAAGCAGTAAAAGCGTACGCTACTTTAGGCGAAATATGTGGCGTTTTGCGGGAAGAGTTTGGAGAATACCAGCAGCAAATTGTTTTCTAG
- a CDS encoding cobalamin B12-binding domain-containing protein has product MSEKLRVLVAKPGLDGHDRGAKVIAQALRDAGMEVIYTGLRQTPQQIVEAALQEDVQVVALSCLSGAHLDLFPEVVSGLKAQNASDILVLGGGIIPDDDIPALKESGVDAVFGPGTTTTVIIDYIKEKAKVS; this is encoded by the coding sequence ATGAGCGAAAAGCTTCGCGTGCTGGTGGCCAAACCCGGGTTAGACGGTCATGACAGGGGAGCAAAAGTTATTGCTCAGGCTCTGCGTGACGCAGGAATGGAAGTTATTTACACTGGGTTAAGGCAAACACCCCAGCAAATAGTTGAGGCAGCCTTGCAGGAAGATGTTCAGGTTGTCGCCCTTAGTTGTCTTTCTGGTGCCCACTTAGACCTTTTCCCCGAGGTTGTAAGCGGTCTGAAAGCACAAAATGCTTCAGATATACTGGTACTGGGTGGGGGCATTATACCGGACGATGATATTCCGGCATTAAAGGAATCCGGTGTTGATGCAGTTTTCGGTCCCGGGACTACCACCACTGTCATTATTGACTACATTAAGGAAAAAGCCAAAGTTAGTTAA
- the mce gene encoding methylmalonyl-CoA epimerase, whose protein sequence is MIKKIDHIGIAVKDMDASLKFYEEVLGMKAEGTEVVEEQKVKTAFIPTGESEVELLESTSPDGPIAKYIEKKGEGIQHIAYRVDDIEKALEELKAKGVKLIDEKPRRGAGGAKIAFLHPKATFGTLVELCERD, encoded by the coding sequence ATGATCAAGAAAATTGACCACATTGGCATCGCGGTAAAGGATATGGATGCATCTTTAAAGTTCTACGAAGAAGTACTGGGAATGAAAGCGGAAGGTACAGAAGTTGTAGAAGAGCAGAAAGTAAAGACGGCATTTATTCCTACTGGCGAAAGTGAAGTGGAATTGCTTGAGAGCACCTCTCCTGACGGCCCCATTGCAAAATACATCGAGAAAAAGGGCGAGGGTATTCAGCACATTGCTTACAGGGTAGACGATATTGAGAAGGCCCTCGAAGAGTTAAAAGCTAAGGGCGTAAAACTCATTGATGAAAAGCCCCGCAGGGGAGCTGGTGGAGCTAAAATTGCGTTCCTCCATCCTAAGGCAACATTTGGGACGCTGGTGGAGCTGTGTGAACGCGATTAA